The Oxyura jamaicensis isolate SHBP4307 breed ruddy duck unplaced genomic scaffold, BPBGC_Ojam_1.0 oxyUn_random_OJ72999, whole genome shotgun sequence genomic interval cgtccccatcccacccctcCCCATTCCCCAACAGCCCTGTCCCTCGTCCCCCCTCGCCGCCCCCCCGCTCACCGCAGGCGCCGGCAGGGCccggggcaggaggggcagtGGGCGCAGAAGGGCCCCACGAAGCCGGGCTGGCAGCGGCAGCGCCCGCACTCGCAGCGCCCGTGCCCGCTGCACTCGCGGCCCCCCCGGCGGCAGCCGCCCCGCGCCAGGCTGCACCCGCAGCCGCTGCCCGCGAAGCCCGCGTGGCACCGGCACCGCCCGCACTCGCACGCGCCCCGCTGCGGGCCTGCGACAGGAGGCGGCCGTGGGAACCCGCCCGGCACCTGCGGTGCACcggggggacagggacgggaCCCTGAGGACGGGACccgggggacggggacaggaccataaggatggggacagggacgggacCCTGAGGATGGGGACTGAACCCACAGGGTGGGCTCTGTGGGAAGGAGACGGGGTCGGGGTCTGGGGAATGGGAACCTAAGGACAGGGACGGGACCCAAAGGATGAGGACAGAGATGGAGCCCCAAGGATAGGGACGGGAAACTAAGGATGGGGGCAGGAACCAAAgaatggggacagggacagaacCCAGGGGGTGGGACCCTAAGGATGGGGACCAAACCCACAGGACATGGATGGGATCTgtgggaaggggacagggacgggaCCCAGGGGACAGGACCCTaaggacagggatggggatgggacccaggggatggggacaggaccCCAAAGGACGGGGACCAAACCCACAGGACAAGGACAGGATCCATGGCAACACAGCAGGGACGGGACCCCAGGGGGACATGCAGTGGGGACAGGATCCCCCCGAGGGATGGGGACCCCAGGGACCGCCCCCTCCATGcccccccacatcccccccGTGCCCACCTCCACAGGGCAGCCCCTCGTGCCGCTCGCAGGTGCTGCTGTCGCACTCGCAGAAGCGGCCACTCAGGCCGGGGGGGCACTCGCAGGTGCCGCAGACGCAGTGCCCCCGCCCACTGCAGGGGGGGGCCGTGCTGTTGGGAGGCCGGCAGcccccctccacctcctcctccgcctccgGCCCCTTGCACTCGCAACGCCGGCCCCGCAGGCCCCCAGGGCACCTTGGAGTGGGGGGGACAGGGTCAGCCCCACCACCTCATCTGACCCCATtacccccaccccaccccataGCCCCCACCTGACCCCATTGCCCCCACTTGACCCCATTACCCCCCTATCTGACCCCATTGCGCCCACCCTGCCCAAAGCCTCCTGCCCACCACCCCCTACCTGACCCCACTGACCCACATCTGACCACACAGCCCCCACCCATTGCCCCtaccccccgcgccccccccgcACCTGCAGACGCCGCAGTCAAGGTCTCCCCCGTGGCAGAGAGGGGTGCGGGGGGCACGCTGGGCGCAGGGACAGTGGCAGAGGGTGCGCACCTCGAGGTGCAGCTGCTccggcacccccagcacccGCAGGGCCACGCGCTGGGGGGCCTCCAGGCACATGTCCGCCCGCACCCGCACTGTGAAGTTCACCTGGGGGGAACAGGCCGGGGGGGGCATTcgtgggatggggacagccaCGGCATGGGGACAGCTATGGGGGGGCAAACACGTGGGCTGGGGACGCTGTCAGGGAAGGGACACACAAGGGACGGTGACACCCATCGGAAGGGGACACCCAAAGATTGGGGACAGCCACAGGGTGGGGACATTCATGGGACAGGGACACCCACAAGATGGGGACACCCATGGGACGGGGACACCCATAGAATGGGGACACCCACGGGATGGGAACACCCAATACCTGGGGACATTcatgggatggggacacccaCAGGATGGGGACACCCCCAGCACAGGGACACAAATGGCAAGAGGACTCCCATGTGAcgcccccccccttccccccacctGCTGGTTGACGTGCACGCCCGAGCAGAGGCCacggtggggctgggggggctcgggggggccCCCGCAGTGGGCCTGGAAGCTGAGGCTGAGCCCGGGGGGCAGCGGTGagtgctgcagctccactgTCGAGGTCAGGctctggggaggagggggggcaCATCAGCACTACCCACCCCATGTCCCTATGTCCCTTCtgcccccccatgtccccctgtgCCAATGTCCCCCCACATCCCCCAGAgtccccctccatccccacaTCCCCCCGTGCCCCTCTATGTCCCCTACACTCCCACATCCCCCatgccccc includes:
- the LOC118160037 gene encoding integrin beta-7-like, which gives rise to EERPLEVRFRRAGGLPLDLYYLMDLSYSMRDDLHMLRRLGSDLLAALRNASASVRIGFGTFVDKPVLPFVSTVPSKLHNPCPERGQPCDPPAAFRHLLSLTADAGEFARRLAGQRISGNLDAPEGGFDAMMQVALCQERIGWRPVTRLLVFASDDTFHTAGDGRLAGIVLPSDSRCHLDASGIYNRSHLYDYPSVGHLAQVLSAANIQPIFAVTRPVVPLYKELSHLIPKSVVGELRDDSSNVVQLIMDAYNSLTSTVELQHSPLPPGLSLSFQAHCGGPPEPPQPHRGLCSGVHVNQQVNFTVRVRADMCLEAPQRVALRVLGVPEQLHLEVRTLCHCPCAQRAPRTPLCHGGDLDCGVCRCPGGLRGRRCECKGPEAEEEVEGGCRPPNSTAPPCSGRGHCVCGTCECPPGLSGRFCECDSSTCERHEGLPCGGPQRGACECGRCRCHAGFAGSGCGCSLARGGCRRGGRECSGHGRCECGRCRCQPGFVGPFCAHCPSCPGPCRRLR